The Paraburkholderia largidicola DNA segment GATCGAAGGCGTCATTGGCAGGCCTCTCGATGTCGATCAGAGCATTGGCCATCTTCACCTGCTCGTAGAAAACGTGCAGGCGAAGCCGGGCGCTGCATTCAATCTGACGCGCGAATCGAAGCTCAAGACACTGACCGATCTGCAGCAGAAACTAAACATGCAGCAGAAGGGCAAGCAGAGCGACATCATCACTGGCGTGCTGCGGGGCGGCGATCCTCAGCAGATATCGACCATCCTGAATCAGATCGGAGATGCGTATGTCGCGCAGAATGTGAAGCGGAAAACTGCGGAAGCGGACAAGTCATCGCAGTTCCTCGAAGGTCTGTTGCCGGGACTGAAGCATGACCTCGAAGTCGCGGAAAAGCGTTACAACGCCATGCGTAACCAGAGCGGCACGTTTGATGTGAGCGTCGAGGCGCAGACCTTCTTGCAACAAAGTGTCGCCGCGCAAAGCGGATTGCTCGATCTACAGCAGAAGCGTGCTGATCTCGCTACACGCTACGCGCCGGATCATCCCGCGATCGTCGCGCTCGACCAGCAGATCGACGTGATGAAGACAAGGTTGAGCGACGTGAATAGTCGAATGAAAATCCTCCCGAATCTTCAGCAAAATGCGGTTTCGCTGATGCGTGACGTGCAAGTCGCTCAAGATATCTACGTCGGAACGCTAAACAACATTCAGCAGTTAAAGCTGGTTGCGGCGGGCAAGGTCGCCAGTGTCCGCCAGGTCGACGAAGCACGCGTGCCGGAGGAGCCAGTGACACCGAAGAAGTCACTCGTGATCGGTCTTGCGGCAATCGCCGGCCTGATGCTTGGAATCGGTGCTGCGTTTGCACGGGAAATGTTCTATGGCGGTGTCGCAGACGGGCAGGATATCGAGCGTTACACAGGCCTCAACGTGTACGGCACTATTCCGCTTTCGCGTGTTCAAAAATCTTTGAACGCCGGGATGCGGTCAGGTAAGCCGGGCAAGTATCTGCTTGCTGAAATGTATCCAGACGAGCCGTCGATTGAAAGCCTGCGCAGCTTGCGTACTGCACTGAGTTTCGCAATGCTCGAAGCACCGAACAACCGTCTGCTGCTGACGAGCCCTACTCCGAACGTCGGTAAGTCGTTCACCTCTTCGAACCTCGCAGCCGTCCTTTGCGGCGGCAACAAGCGGGTGCTGCTCGTCGATGCGGACATGCGTCGCGGTCATCTGCATCAATATTTCGGCCGCGAACGTGGTCAGGGCCTCTCAAATGTGCTTGCGGGCCACGCGACGGCCGAGGCCGTTATCCAGCGCGAAGTGTCGCCGGGCCTCGATTTGCTGACGACTGGCAGCATTCCGCCCAATGCGTCGGAGCTTCTGCTTCGCGACAGCATGAGCGAATTGATGGAATCGCTTGGCTCGCGATATGACATGGTAGTCATCGATACTCCGCCAGTGCTTGCTGTCTCTGATGCTCCGACGATCGCGGCTATTGCGGGTACGGTTTTCCTCGTCGTTCGCTTTCAGAAGACGGCGATCGGCGAAATCACGGAAAGCGCGCGGCAGCTACAGCGCGCAAACGCACGGCTTAAAGGCGTTATTTTTAACGGTGTGGACGCCAGGGCATTTGGGTATCGCTCGAAATATGGTGCGTATCGCTACGTTTCTTATCAGTATCAGAACCCGAAGAGCGTGACGAAATGAGGGCAGCGCGCGTGGCGCGGCGGCGGGCGGCGAATATGCCGTTTCTCGGGCTATTGTCCGGCGGCTTTGCGATAGCTGGCCTTTTCGCCGCCATCTATCTCGGTGGTGCCGACACGCTGACCGTCTGTCTGCTGGTGCTGGAAGCCGTGAGCATCTGGTGCATAAAGGCCGAAAGCGAGCTTCTCAGGCTTTGGCGGCTATTCGCGCTCGTGTATTTCTGTGTGCTGCCCGCCGGCCAGCTGATTGCGCGCGACGAAATCTATCTGACGCTCTTGCCTCAACAGAACGCAGCCACGATCGAGTGGTTCGTGTTGAATATCGTCGGAATCTGGTCGATGAACTTTGCTCTGGTTGTGATGCGCAGCAAGTGCGTGGTGCCTGCTGCAACGCCAGACATGTCTGGGTTCGCCGTGGTTAGCCGCTGGGCATATGGTTTTGCGGTACTCGCTGTGGCGGCACTCGTGTTGATCTACCTGAAGCTTGGCGGCTATACCCAGATTGCGCAGCTCTACGCGAACCGGCTCGAAACGTCGGTTACGAACAATGATCCCCTGGAAGGGCTTGGAGTTGTGCAAGCGCTGGCCAATACCGCTCCACTCTGGGTTTTCGTATGCGTCATGCTCAGGCCGTGGCGTAATCGCCTGATGAGGATCGCAGCCTTCGTGCAGCTTATCGTGCTCGGATGGCTATCGTCTGGTGTGTTCGGCAATAGGCAAGGCATTGTGTTCGTTGTGATGTTCGCCTGCCTTATCTATCACGTGTTTGTTGCACGCATCAGCCGGCGCGCAGCGAAGACGATCGGCATCTGTGTCGCCGCGGGCGGTCTGGCGATGATCCCACTCAAGTTCGGTATCGACTATTCGGAGATCGGGAACCTGTCGAAGAACTTCGCGGACCAGCGGATGCTTCAGTTGTCGATGGGACCGCTTAGTTTTTTCCTTTTTCGGGATCTTTCGCGTTTCGACGTGCAAGTGCAGGCGCTCGATTCAGTGACCCGGCCCGGCTACACGCTCGCCTTGGGCCGCAGCTTCATTGGCGGGATGGCGGCAATTATTCCGAAAGCTCTCTGGAAAGAGAGGCCCGAAACTTTCGCTCGCGAGAAGAGCGATATCGTCCGGGAAACCGAGACCAACCAGTCCGACGAGACGACACTGCTATTTGGCATGCCGGGGGAATTCCTCGTCAATTTTGGCGTATTTGGCTATCTGCTGTCGTTCGTAGCACTGGCGTGGCTGATCGCGAGGATCGAATCGATGGGATTCAGCACCGACTGGCAGTGGATACCCGTCAAGGTTGTGTCATATCCGCTGCCTTTCCTGTTTCTCCTTTTCGACTCGAACGTCCTCGCTTACTACGGAATGCGATGGATTGTGCTGTTTGCTTTGCCGATGGCGCTTATGCTTAGACGAAGGAGCTATAGCTCGCGCCAATTCTTTCGAAACGCTGGGGTGCGTATTGAAGATAGTGCACGTGGTTGAAACATGGGCTGGCGGCATCGCGAGTTACGTGACGGCGCTGATGATCGAGCAGCGAGCTTCCGGGCACGACGTTGCGCTCGTATGCGATCCTCGAAATATGGATGTCGCAAAGCTCGGTGTCGATGATATTGACGTCGTGGCGTACCGGTCGAGTCGCAATCCATTCAGGTTCGTTGCTATCTCGCGCACATTGCGCGCGATTGTAAAGATGCAGCACGCGAACGTCATCCACTGTCATAGTTCCTATCCGGGCGTGTACGTACGCTTCAGTCGCTTCGAAGAAGAGAAGGTGCTTTACACACCGCACGCCTGGTCCTTCATGAAGAAGGACATATCGAGGGTGACAGCGATCGTTTTCGCGCTGGTCGAGAGATGGCTGGCGCGACGCTGCACGCGGATTCTCTGCATGTCGTTCGACGAAGTGCGCGCGGCCAACAGGTATGGCATTGCTCCTGACAAGCTGGAGCTTGTCTACACAGGCATCCCGACAGACACCGCGGCTGAGCCTCTCGAAGTAGAAACAGACGGTGGCGCGCAACCCGCCCCGCACATTCAGGTTGGCTATTTCGGCCGGCTTGATTATCAGAAGGGCTTTGACATTCTCGTCGACGCACTGCCGCTTCTCGAGGAGCACCTTCATGTGCATGTGTTCGGTACCGCAGTACGCGGCGGCGTGGAGATGCCAGATCCCGCATCGCGCGTCGTGTATCACGGCTGGGTCGGGCCTGAAGAGACGCAACGAGCTATGCGCAGGATGGATGTGATCGTTGTTCCGTCGCGCTGGGAAGGGCTTGCGCTCGTACCGATCGAAGCTATGCGAGCCGGCAAGGTACTGGTCGTATCGAGCGAAAGCTCATTGCCGGAGCAGGTCATTCATGGATACAACGGTCTGATGCTGCGACAGCTCACGGGCGCGTGCCTCGCGGAACAGCTCAATTCATTGTCTATCGACGAATGTCGCCGCATGGGCGCGAACTCGCGTCACGTGTTCGATGAGGCGTTCAACGCTGAAAAATTCTTCAAATCCTTGATGAACTACTATGAGAGTGCCTGACGTCTATCTGCTGCACGCGTATAGCTCACGAAACAGCGGCGACGGACTCTTGGTCAAGCTGAGCTTACGTGCGATTCGCGAGGCCGGGATCAGGCAGACCGTCACTGTCGTGTGTCTGGACCCGGAGTCGTTCGTCGGCTATCTTGATGACCCGCAAATCAAGCTAATTTCATTGTGGCAGTTCGTTGTTCGAACGCTTACACATGCATGGCGCCGGCGGGGGACAGTATTCTTCGGTGTCGGCGGCGGCTATTTGCGCGCCGGCACGTGGAAAGAGGGCTGCAAGACGCTGATTGCGCATGGTTTGCAGATTGTGTGCGCATCGCTATGGGGGCCTCGCGCACGAGTCTATTTTCCGCAAAGCGTCGGACCATTTTCAACGGCGCTGGGTAGCATTCTCAAATGGCTTGTGCGCCATCATGTGGACACCATCTTCCTGCGCGATGACAAAAGCGTGCACGAACTTGATCATCGGCGGGCGATGCGGATCGGCGACCTGGTCGTACTGGAAATCAGCAAGAGTCCACGTGTGTTGAAACTTGCTGCCAGGAAATCTTTGGCGCGCAGCGTCCGGCGCAAGGTGTACTTCGTATTTCGCGACCTGAGCGATAAACCGTATGGGGAATCCTACATCGCGAAGCTGCGGAATCTGATCAAACAGACGCCGTACGCGAGCCTGGCGTTACAGAGTGCGGGACGCGGGAATAGCGACGACGTGTTCTATCAGCGCGTGTTCGGCGTCCATTCGGCGCCCGCGCTGCGCGATGTTATCCGGCATGAAGATGCGATCATCGTGTCGGTGCGCCTGCACGGCAGTCTCGAGAGCGTGCTTGGTGGGCTGCCGAGCGTCCACATTGCTTACGAGCGCAAAGGGCGAGCCGCGTACGACGACTTGGGTTTGTCGGAATATGCATTCCACGCGGAAAGCTTTGATCCTGCCGCTGTCGCTGCTGCAATCGAAAAACTCAGGTGTGACCCAGCCCCTTTTTGGCGGAAATTGGCCAGTTCGTCGGTGGATCACCACAGGAAACTGGTGAAGGTACTCCAGGATGAAAGCAGCCCGTCGGTCACGCTTGTGATCGATGGTAATTTCCAGAAAGTCGGCGATCAGATATATAGCCCACATATGGGACATCGCAAGTTTGCGGCGCGTTTCGCGGAGAGCTTCCCTCGGGTGCGACTCGCGGCCCGGTCGTTTCCGGCGCTGCACGCGCGGGGCGAACTCGTCACCGGTGAGGGCACGCAATTCATCGACCTTGGCAGTCCACGCGGCGTCAAGGCGTGGATCATGCAGTCGCCGCGGGTGATGTGGCGTATCTGGCACGTGATTCGCAGATCTGACCTTCTAATATTGCGATTTCCGGGCAACCTTTCACTACTAGCGATGCTGCTTTGCCGTGCGAGTGGAAGGCCGTTCTCCACCGAAATCGTCGCCGATCCGGCCGACTATTTCAGCGATTCGGCTTCGCGTCACCCGTTGCGTCACGCCGCTCGCTGGGTGCATTGCTGGGCCACACGTCATGCCGCGAGGTACGGGCGGACCGTGCGGTATGTAACAGACCACGCGTTGCAAACCGCTTATCCGCCTCGCACGCAGGCGCGCTCGTTCGGCTTCAGTGATGTGTATCTTCCTGACGACGCGTTCGACTTCCGCGACAGTGGGCCCAGCACGTACGACGATACGGACGTGTTCCACATCGTTAACGTCGCAATGATGCACAACGAAAGCAAGGGACACGAAATCTTGCTGCGCGCCGTTGCCGCGCTGCGTGAACAAGCGCTTAACATCGAACTCACGCTTGTCGGAGATGGCGCACTGCGTGCCGGATTCGAACGACTAGCAGTGCGACTTGGACTTGGTGACGTCATACGGTTCGCCGGCGCATTGAACGGTGACGACGTGCTGCGCACGGTGAGCCGACACGAACTTTTCGTGTTGCCGTCGCTGCAGGAAGGCATGCCGCGAGCGCTGCTCGAAGCTATGGCCGTCGGCGTTCCCGTCATTGCGACACATGTAGGCGGCATTGCGGAAGTGCTCGAGTCCGCGAGTCTCGTGCCGCCGGACGACATCGAAGCCCTAACCGAAAGGATCGCAAGCTTCGTCACGGACGCGCAATTGCGCGAGCAGCAGAAACAGCGGCAGCGCGAATCCGTCGGGCGGTTTCGTTATACAGAACTGCAAGCGCAGTACAGTCGCTATTTCGAGGCATTGAAGACATATGGCTGATATGAAGCGAGATGTCGTCTACGTGGTGCTTGCGTCTGCGTTACCCGCCACCGGTAACTTCGTTGCGGTGGCACTTGCGCTGCGCTACCTGGACGCGGAGTGGTTAGGTAAATCGTATGCGCTTCTTGCGTTTTTTTTTGTCGCAATCGATCTGTTCAACTTCGGCTCGCCCCGCATCTTCACGGTTGAGAAGGTGCGATCGCAGGTATCAACATTGATCTTCCTTGATTGTCTCAGCGCGGTTGGCTCGACGGTGTTGTTCTCGATTGTCGGCACGCTGCTCGCACGTTACGGTGTGTTTGCGCACACGCAGCTTGGCGTGCCGATGGTGCTGGCACCGATGTGCTATGGGCTGTCGCATTACTCGCTAGGTGTGCTGCGTTTTTACGGACGCAGTGGCACCATCTGTGCAATTTCAACTGTATCCGCGGTGAGCAGAGTGCTGATTGTCGAGCTACTGATCACAAAGCGTTCGCTCGATCCGTTTTTCCCGGACCTGCTATTGCTTGTAGAAGCTGTCTACGGGGCGATGCTACTTGTTGCGTATCTGCAGTCGACGCATCGTGGGCCGCCGCGTGGCTCGGAATTCTTCCTTCCGCAAGCGGAGAAGTTCAACTTCCGTACTTTTGGCTATAAGACGTTCTTCGCGAATAATCATAAGGAGATACTGGGTAGTTGGTATGGGAATGCGATTTTTTCTGGCGCGAAGCACGTTGACATCATGATCGTCACCTTCATTCTCGGTCCAACGGCGGGATCGTTGTATCGCGGTGTGAAGAGCGTGCACAACCTTGCATTCAATTGTGGCCAGGGCATGGCGCTTGTCCTGACCGGTCGCTTTAAGAGAATGATGGCCTCGCTTCTGCATTTGCCGCAACTCCACGTTATGGTAGCGGTCGCGGTACTCGTTGTTGCGCTGACGTCAATGGCGAGCTGGTTAGCATGCCGCATTCATCTTTTCCCGACTACCATGCTCGGCTCCCATGCGACGCAGCTGGCGTTCATGTTTGTCGCATTCCTCGGCAGCACGTTGATCTTCTTCTGTCGCGTGCTATCGCTCATCGTGTTCTCAACAGATCGCACATCATTTGTCAGGATCTCAACGTTTGAAGTAAGTGCATCGCTGCTTTTGGTTTCGACATTGTCCTACGGCTTCGGATTGATCGGCGCGTTGACGGGTGTTGCGATCGCAGGCGGGCTCGTACTAACGCTGTCGTTGATGTGCAGCCGACGCGCGGCGCAGCACTCATTACAGCACTGTGGGCGATGTTCCGACAGTCGTTGCGGGTCGAACAGGCATCAATGAAGCGCAGGACTTTGCTCTTGGGGTGTCTGAGTGTCCGACCCGCCTGGATGGCTTCACGTGTGTCGGCCGAATTGACCCCGCTCAAGCGGGTGTTCGCTCACTACATGGTTGCGTGGCCACGCGGCGGCCCGGACGCAAGCATCGACGATTACATCGCGGAGTTCCTCGACGCACAGCAACGTGGAATAGACGGCTTCGCTTTGAACTGCGGTGGCTGGAATAATAGTGAGCCGCTTTATCGTGCACGCGTGCTGAAGATGTATCGTGCTGCCGCACAACTCGGTAGCGGTTTCAAGCTGTTCGTGTCAGCGGATGGCAATGCCCAGAACGAGTTGCGGGATATTGTGAAAAGTACCGCCGTTCTTCCTGCGCAATTGAGGATCGGCGGGAAGCCGGTGGTCTCAGCATATGCGCTGGGTGGAAAGGATCCCGCGCGCTGCGAAGCGCTGATCGAGCAGGCGGAATCGCTTGGCGTGTATTTTGTTCCTCACTTCATGCCTTCGACGAGCGAAGCGGAAATCGACGGTACCGTAGCGAGTGAGGTCGCTAATCGCTGCCGTGCTGCACAAGGCTATTTTTATTTCGGCGCAGCCGGCGCGCCGGAATCGCTTGCGAGATCTGTCAAATCTCTGGCTACCTCGCTGAAGTCGGCCGGAAAACTGTTTATGGCTTCCGTCACGCCTTACTATCGTGGTCTCCCTAGCGGAACGAACTATCGTGCATTCGAAACAGACGGCTTCTCTGGGATGGCGACGGAATGGCTTGCCACGATTCAATCGAATGTCGACTGGGTTCAGATGGTGACTTGGAACGACTGGGCGGAATCGACATATGTCGCCCCGATCGGCAGTCATGCGCGCGCGCAAATCTATAGTCCACGTTTCGGTGCTTTGCTAAACCATGGGGCGTACCTTGATGCGAGCCGCTATTTCATCGAGTGGTTCAAGTGCGGCGCCGCGCCTAGCATTACGCAGGATAAGTTCTACTACTTCTATCGGCTGCATCCGGTGAGCGCTAGCGCAATGACGGGAACAGACGCATCCTTGGCGGGTAGCGTTCCGCCACGATCCCGCACCGTATTGACAGAACTGATTCACGTAACGCTGTTCCTGACCCAGCCTGCTACGCTTGTCATCGCGCAAGGCGACGTACGTATGACGCATGATCTACCGGCTGGTGTCAGTGAGGTCGCTGCGCAATCATTACCCGGCACCCCGCGCTTCACCCTGATTCGCAACGGCAGGACCATTGTCGACAAGAAGGGCGGCGAGTCAATCCGGACGGATGACTTCAGCGGCGCTTTCAACTACTTTAGTGGTTCATGAGATCGAAATGGATCGGGACGTAGGGATAATCTAGTAAGCGCTTTTCCCAACAAACCCCTTGATAATAGTTAATGCAACAATCTTCAGATCCATCCAGAACGTCCAATGCTGGATGTAATACATATCGAATCTGACACGCGCGTCCATTCTCTCAATCTCCGCTGTCTCACCGCGATACCCATTCACTTGGGCCCACCCTGTGATGCCGGGTTTGATCCGATAGCGAAACATGTAGTGCTGTACGAGATCCTTGTAATACTCATCATGCTCCACGGCATGCGGACGAGGGCCGACAACCGACATTTCGCCTTTGAGTACATTGAGGAACTGCGGCAATTCATCAAGACTCGTGCGCCGCAGAAAGCTTCCCACTTTTGTTACTCGCGCATCACCCTTGCGCGCTTGAACGACAGTTCCAGGTTTGTCAGCCCCTTGATACATGGTGCGAAACTTATAGATCGAAAAGACGTCGCCGTTCATACCTTTGCGATACTGTCTGAACAAAATAGGACCGGGAGAGGACAACTTTACCGAGACAGAAACAACTAATAGTATCGGGGAAATTGCCAGCAACACGCACAGTGCAAAGACGCGATCGAATACCTCCTTAGGTAGGATGTCCCAGCCCCGCTCAGGCGTTGCAATCACATTTAAGACGGGAACACCACGATAGATGCCAAGCAGGCTCGCCGCAGGGTGGCTGTCTTCCAGCATCGGCAGTACTCGAATATTGATGAAATCGTTGCGAAACTCGT contains these protein-coding regions:
- a CDS encoding polysaccharide biosynthesis tyrosine autokinase — protein: MNKQLGLIVDDPTDEDGDLIRYLDILIASRWIVGSIFVTVVLLGAAYSFLARPTYEADILIQVEEDSPTSASSLLGDVSSLFDVKTQAEGELEILRSRTVVDQAVNNLRLYIDARPRYFPLIGWRVADDAKSLSTPGLFGWGGFCWGNESIDVREFEVPKEFEGQRFRLTLLENGRFRLTQSDLDAPIEGVIGRPLDVDQSIGHLHLLVENVQAKPGAAFNLTRESKLKTLTDLQQKLNMQQKGKQSDIITGVLRGGDPQQISTILNQIGDAYVAQNVKRKTAEADKSSQFLEGLLPGLKHDLEVAEKRYNAMRNQSGTFDVSVEAQTFLQQSVAAQSGLLDLQQKRADLATRYAPDHPAIVALDQQIDVMKTRLSDVNSRMKILPNLQQNAVSLMRDVQVAQDIYVGTLNNIQQLKLVAAGKVASVRQVDEARVPEEPVTPKKSLVIGLAAIAGLMLGIGAAFAREMFYGGVADGQDIERYTGLNVYGTIPLSRVQKSLNAGMRSGKPGKYLLAEMYPDEPSIESLRSLRTALSFAMLEAPNNRLLLTSPTPNVGKSFTSSNLAAVLCGGNKRVLLVDADMRRGHLHQYFGRERGQGLSNVLAGHATAEAVIQREVSPGLDLLTTGSIPPNASELLLRDSMSELMESLGSRYDMVVIDTPPVLAVSDAPTIAAIAGTVFLVVRFQKTAIGEITESARQLQRANARLKGVIFNGVDARAFGYRSKYGAYRYVSYQYQNPKSVTK
- a CDS encoding glycosyltransferase family 4 protein, with protein sequence MVETWAGGIASYVTALMIEQRASGHDVALVCDPRNMDVAKLGVDDIDVVAYRSSRNPFRFVAISRTLRAIVKMQHANVIHCHSSYPGVYVRFSRFEEEKVLYTPHAWSFMKKDISRVTAIVFALVERWLARRCTRILCMSFDEVRAANRYGIAPDKLELVYTGIPTDTAAEPLEVETDGGAQPAPHIQVGYFGRLDYQKGFDILVDALPLLEEHLHVHVFGTAVRGGVEMPDPASRVVYHGWVGPEETQRAMRRMDVIVVPSRWEGLALVPIEAMRAGKVLVVSSESSLPEQVIHGYNGLMLRQLTGACLAEQLNSLSIDECRRMGANSRHVFDEAFNAEKFFKSLMNYYESA
- a CDS encoding glycosyltransferase is translated as MRVPDVYLLHAYSSRNSGDGLLVKLSLRAIREAGIRQTVTVVCLDPESFVGYLDDPQIKLISLWQFVVRTLTHAWRRRGTVFFGVGGGYLRAGTWKEGCKTLIAHGLQIVCASLWGPRARVYFPQSVGPFSTALGSILKWLVRHHVDTIFLRDDKSVHELDHRRAMRIGDLVVLEISKSPRVLKLAARKSLARSVRRKVYFVFRDLSDKPYGESYIAKLRNLIKQTPYASLALQSAGRGNSDDVFYQRVFGVHSAPALRDVIRHEDAIIVSVRLHGSLESVLGGLPSVHIAYERKGRAAYDDLGLSEYAFHAESFDPAAVAAAIEKLRCDPAPFWRKLASSSVDHHRKLVKVLQDESSPSVTLVIDGNFQKVGDQIYSPHMGHRKFAARFAESFPRVRLAARSFPALHARGELVTGEGTQFIDLGSPRGVKAWIMQSPRVMWRIWHVIRRSDLLILRFPGNLSLLAMLLCRASGRPFSTEIVADPADYFSDSASRHPLRHAARWVHCWATRHAARYGRTVRYVTDHALQTAYPPRTQARSFGFSDVYLPDDAFDFRDSGPSTYDDTDVFHIVNVAMMHNESKGHEILLRAVAALREQALNIELTLVGDGALRAGFERLAVRLGLGDVIRFAGALNGDDVLRTVSRHELFVLPSLQEGMPRALLEAMAVGVPVIATHVGGIAEVLESASLVPPDDIEALTERIASFVTDAQLREQQKQRQRESVGRFRYTELQAQYSRYFEALKTYG
- a CDS encoding glycoside hydrolase family 71 protein; amino-acid sequence: MSAELTPLKRVFAHYMVAWPRGGPDASIDDYIAEFLDAQQRGIDGFALNCGGWNNSEPLYRARVLKMYRAAAQLGSGFKLFVSADGNAQNELRDIVKSTAVLPAQLRIGGKPVVSAYALGGKDPARCEALIEQAESLGVYFVPHFMPSTSEAEIDGTVASEVANRCRAAQGYFYFGAAGAPESLARSVKSLATSLKSAGKLFMASVTPYYRGLPSGTNYRAFETDGFSGMATEWLATIQSNVDWVQMVTWNDWAESTYVAPIGSHARAQIYSPRFGALLNHGAYLDASRYFIEWFKCGAAPSITQDKFYYFYRLHPVSASAMTGTDASLAGSVPPRSRTVLTELIHVTLFLTQPATLVIAQGDVRMTHDLPAGVSEVAAQSLPGTPRFTLIRNGRTIVDKKGGESIRTDDFSGAFNYFSGS
- a CDS encoding undecaprenyl-phosphate glucose phosphotransferase; translation: MLTPISKATDFFCISGAAYVSRCIVFHDSSTFTHIDDLIGLLGLMLPFLTFRLTKVYQPFRNDSVSASVVRVLFAWLCAQLILAAISHPYPGGELRNGWLLWWTVIAVCALVAGRCALHALPSMLRSWRLAPARVAVVAPHAAKNDLLMRIASQTRNAFVPEVVFDPTLTNDTSVDRIPVVHEMNAFRQLVRMQKIREIWIVNSPFRSIPVEHLIDEFRNDFINIRVLPMLEDSHPAASLLGIYRGVPVLNVIATPERGWDILPKEVFDRVFALCVLLAISPILLVVSVSVKLSSPGPILFRQYRKGMNGDVFSIYKFRTMYQGADKPGTVVQARKGDARVTKVGSFLRRTSLDELPQFLNVLKGEMSVVGPRPHAVEHDEYYKDLVQHYMFRYRIKPGITGWAQVNGYRGETAEIERMDARVRFDMYYIQHWTFWMDLKIVALTIIKGFVGKSAY